A single Paenibacillus kribbensis DNA region contains:
- a CDS encoding alpha/beta hydrolase — protein MKKALTRILGVALVSTLLVPTMSYAASETQDQDLSSSAVAAASGSVIPAPRGYDAYRQNIPHGNVQQISYYSTTVGKYRNAMVYTPPGYTPSKTYNVLYLLHGIGGDQNEWLNGMNPRNILDNLYSENKLEPMIVVFPNGRAMKDDRPIGDIFAPDKVAAFEKFEFDLINDLIPYIDSHFPVYKDRQHRALAGLSMGGGQSLNFGLTHLDKFSWIGAFSSAPNTKSASQLISNPSQVASQLKLLWLSCGSSDNLLGISQNFHNSLNTMNIPHMWYLDVGGHEGKVWSSGLYQFSQRVFR, from the coding sequence ATGAAGAAAGCCTTAACTCGTATTTTAGGTGTAGCTTTGGTGAGTACGTTGCTGGTGCCGACAATGTCCTATGCTGCGTCCGAAACACAAGATCAAGATCTGAGCAGTTCTGCTGTCGCAGCTGCCAGCGGATCCGTGATTCCGGCTCCACGGGGATATGATGCTTACCGCCAAAATATCCCGCACGGGAACGTGCAGCAGATTTCCTATTATTCCACAACAGTAGGCAAGTATAGGAACGCGATGGTGTATACGCCTCCGGGCTATACACCTTCGAAAACCTACAACGTCCTCTACTTGCTGCACGGTATTGGCGGGGACCAGAATGAATGGCTCAATGGAATGAATCCGAGGAATATTCTCGACAACCTCTACTCCGAGAATAAACTGGAGCCGATGATTGTGGTATTCCCGAACGGCCGCGCAATGAAAGATGATCGTCCAATAGGCGATATTTTTGCTCCGGACAAGGTAGCCGCCTTCGAAAAGTTTGAGTTTGATCTGATCAATGACCTTATTCCTTACATCGATTCCCATTTTCCGGTGTATAAAGATCGGCAGCATCGCGCGCTGGCCGGCTTGTCGATGGGAGGTGGACAATCGCTGAACTTCGGATTAACCCATTTGGATAAATTCTCCTGGATTGGCGCGTTCTCATCCGCTCCTAATACGAAGTCGGCATCGCAGCTCATCTCCAATCCGTCTCAGGTTGCCAGCCAACTGAAACTGCTGTGGCTGTCATGCGGATCTTCGGATAATCTGCTTGGGATCAGCCAAAATTTCCATAATAGCTTGAATACCATGAATATCCCGCACATGTGGTATCTGGATGTGGGCGGACATGAAGGGAAAGTTTGGAGCAGTGGGCTGTATCAATTCTCGCAACGTGTCTTTCGCTGA
- a CDS encoding acryloyl-CoA reductase, with protein sequence MTQTFQALVVDQTQDGEVQAEVRSLEAGSLPAGEVLIRVAYSSINYKDGLAARKDGNIVKAYPFVPGIDCSGTVVSSEDDRFSAGQAVLVTGYGLGVSQFGGFSEYARVPADWVVPLPDGLTLKEAMIYGTAGFTAALSLYRLEQNGVAPDQGKVLVTGATGGVGGAAIALLNKRGYHVVASSGKADAHDYLKALGAAEVISREEVYDGAESIRPLGKQLWQAAVDPVGGKPLASLLSQIAYNGSVAVSGLTAGTKLPTTVLPFILRGVSLLGIDSVFCPYDTRVAIWQRLGSDWKPERLEQLVEREIGLADLPTALEDILAARSQGRTIVRLAD encoded by the coding sequence ATGACTCAAACCTTTCAAGCCCTGGTCGTCGATCAGACGCAGGACGGTGAAGTTCAGGCAGAGGTACGTTCTTTAGAAGCTGGCAGTTTACCTGCTGGAGAAGTATTGATTCGTGTCGCTTATTCCAGCATCAATTATAAAGATGGGCTTGCCGCCCGCAAGGATGGCAATATCGTCAAAGCCTATCCGTTCGTACCCGGTATCGATTGCTCTGGAACGGTCGTATCCTCTGAGGATGACCGCTTTAGCGCAGGACAAGCAGTGCTCGTGACCGGATACGGGCTCGGTGTGTCTCAATTCGGAGGCTTCAGCGAATATGCTCGCGTACCTGCGGATTGGGTCGTTCCACTTCCGGACGGACTAACGCTGAAAGAGGCGATGATTTACGGAACAGCCGGATTCACGGCAGCCCTGTCGTTATATCGGCTGGAGCAAAACGGCGTTGCGCCGGATCAGGGCAAAGTACTCGTCACCGGAGCGACGGGTGGTGTAGGCGGTGCAGCCATTGCCCTGCTGAACAAGCGGGGCTACCATGTCGTAGCCAGCAGTGGCAAGGCTGATGCGCATGATTACCTCAAGGCGCTCGGAGCCGCCGAGGTCATTTCGCGCGAGGAGGTCTACGACGGCGCGGAGAGCATCCGGCCGCTGGGCAAGCAGCTTTGGCAAGCGGCCGTTGATCCTGTAGGCGGAAAGCCGCTCGCTTCGCTGCTCAGCCAGATCGCCTACAACGGCTCCGTTGCCGTGAGCGGCCTGACAGCAGGCACCAAGCTGCCTACGACGGTGCTGCCGTTTATTTTGCGCGGCGTAAGCCTGCTGGGCATAGACTCAGTCTTCTGCCCCTACGACACCCGCGTAGCGATCTGGCAGCGACTCGGCAGCGACTGGAAGCCTGAGCGGCTGGAGCAGCTTGTGGAGCGCGAAATCGGGTTGGCCGATCTGCCAACTGCACTGGAGGATATTCTTGCAGCCCGCTCGCAAGGAAGAACGATTGTGCGGTTGGCTGACTAA
- a CDS encoding MATE family efflux transporter produces MTTRIPKNGSVLSEAKELNLFRLTWPIFLELFLFMLMGSVDTFMLSSVSDNAVSGVGASNQIISIAILVLEVIGNGAAIVVAQYIGSKKLVEAAQVTGTAITLNLMVGLLLSVIFLVFGTHMLQWLNVQGDILAYADSYISIVGGAIFLQALINALAATIRTHGFTRETMYVSVLMNVIHVLGNYVLIFGHWGMPALGVEGAAISTVGSRFICLLIFFWLMYRVTEVRVEWKYYVQLSRKFISKILRIGVPSALESIMYQSCQLIFTLYVTYLGAEAMATRQYANNISSYIYLFSMAVGMGTAIVVGRLVGARQKDTAYKRVLSSVKWALLVTIIIDAVVIFFRVPLLSLFTENPEIIRLGAQVILLSMLLETGRTTNIVIINSLRAAGDAKFPVFMGLISMVCMSLPLGYLLVFKLEMGLAGVWLAIAADEWTRAVIMYARWRSRLWEKHALVEHDTPDQPAAPIPAH; encoded by the coding sequence ATGACAACCAGAATACCAAAAAATGGTTCGGTATTGTCCGAAGCCAAGGAACTGAATTTGTTCCGTTTGACATGGCCTATATTCCTTGAATTGTTCCTGTTTATGCTGATGGGAAGCGTCGATACATTCATGCTCAGCTCTGTATCTGATAATGCAGTGTCGGGTGTGGGCGCGTCCAACCAAATTATTTCAATTGCCATCCTTGTACTGGAGGTTATCGGCAACGGCGCTGCTATCGTCGTAGCTCAATATATCGGTTCTAAAAAACTTGTCGAAGCGGCCCAGGTTACGGGCACGGCCATTACGTTGAATTTAATGGTAGGTCTATTGCTTAGCGTCATTTTTCTCGTCTTTGGTACTCATATGCTGCAATGGCTGAATGTCCAGGGAGATATTCTGGCTTATGCAGATTCCTATATAAGTATCGTCGGGGGTGCTATTTTCCTTCAGGCATTGATTAACGCGCTGGCGGCAACCATTCGTACACATGGGTTTACCCGGGAAACGATGTATGTATCGGTGCTGATGAACGTGATTCACGTTCTCGGCAATTATGTTTTGATTTTCGGACATTGGGGAATGCCTGCGCTCGGCGTAGAGGGGGCAGCTATTTCTACGGTAGGCAGCCGCTTTATTTGTCTCCTGATCTTCTTCTGGCTCATGTACCGGGTCACCGAGGTGCGTGTTGAGTGGAAATACTATGTTCAGTTGTCCAGAAAATTTATCTCCAAAATTTTGCGTATTGGTGTGCCATCCGCGTTGGAGTCCATTATGTATCAGTCGTGTCAGCTCATATTCACGCTATATGTAACTTATCTGGGTGCAGAGGCGATGGCTACGCGTCAATATGCGAATAATATTTCAAGCTATATTTATTTGTTCAGTATGGCTGTCGGTATGGGTACGGCGATCGTGGTAGGAAGGCTCGTGGGAGCCAGACAGAAGGATACAGCCTATAAACGGGTATTAAGCAGTGTGAAATGGGCATTGCTCGTGACCATAATTATTGATGCAGTAGTTATATTTTTCCGTGTGCCTCTGCTCAGTTTGTTCACCGAAAATCCTGAAATTATCCGTTTGGGAGCACAGGTTATTTTACTTAGCATGCTACTGGAAACCGGCCGGACGACGAATATCGTCATTATTAACTCGTTGCGTGCTGCTGGAGATGCCAAGTTCCCGGTCTTTATGGGACTGATCTCCATGGTCTGCATGAGCTTGCCGCTTGGTTATCTGCTTGTGTTCAAGCTGGAAATGGGACTCGCGGGTGTGTGGCTGGCTATTGCCGCAGATGAATGGACTCGTGCCGTCATTATGTATGCCCGCTGGCGAAGCCGTTTGTGGGAAAAGCATGCGCTGGTCGAGCACGATACACCGGATCAGCCTGCAGCCCCGATTCCGGCACACTGA
- a CDS encoding LacI family DNA-binding transcriptional regulator — MKKPTIEDVAQKAGVSKSTVSQFLNKRYKYMSDQTRDRIAEVIQELNYQPNGLARSLKQNRTFMVGVIVANIDYTLSIQSIRAMEEELQRFGIQVIICNADENPDKESQYIEMLKARQVDGLIIFPTGKHADIYNQLIREKYPLVFLDRLVDGVNTRSLLLDNEMAIKLAIQELVSHKHERIALITLPLGVNRITPRVERLSGYKKALEEAGLPFREEYMHSVPRERIQQTLEELFQLPEPPTALLAGNDIVLAEALKYVNARRIRIPAELSIIGIDDAEFAHIYNPPITTITQPIADMGKQAAKTLLSSIEEGGESVPIIYRFVPDINRGESVKTL; from the coding sequence ATGAAGAAGCCGACGATTGAAGATGTTGCCCAGAAGGCGGGAGTGTCTAAAAGCACGGTCTCGCAATTTCTGAACAAACGATATAAATATATGAGTGACCAGACCAGAGACCGGATTGCCGAGGTGATTCAGGAGCTGAATTATCAGCCTAACGGGCTGGCCCGCAGTTTGAAGCAAAATCGAACGTTTATGGTAGGTGTTATTGTAGCCAACATTGATTATACGCTGTCGATTCAGTCCATCCGCGCGATGGAGGAGGAATTGCAGCGCTTTGGCATTCAGGTGATCATCTGTAACGCCGACGAAAATCCAGACAAGGAGAGCCAATATATTGAGATGCTCAAGGCCCGTCAGGTGGATGGCTTAATCATCTTCCCGACAGGCAAGCATGCCGATATTTACAACCAGCTCATTCGTGAAAAGTATCCGTTGGTATTTCTGGACCGCTTGGTGGACGGCGTGAATACGCGCAGCCTGCTGCTGGATAACGAAATGGCGATCAAGCTGGCAATTCAGGAGTTGGTATCCCATAAGCATGAGCGGATTGCGCTGATTACCCTGCCGCTTGGAGTGAACCGGATTACGCCGCGAGTAGAGCGGCTGAGCGGTTACAAAAAGGCGCTGGAGGAGGCTGGCTTGCCCTTCCGGGAGGAGTATATGCACAGTGTACCAAGAGAAAGAATCCAGCAGACGCTGGAAGAGCTGTTTCAGCTGCCGGAGCCGCCAACTGCGCTATTGGCCGGGAATGATATCGTGCTGGCAGAAGCGCTGAAATATGTGAATGCCCGCCGTATACGCATTCCGGCGGAGCTGTCCATTATCGGAATTGATGATGCGGAGTTTGCCCATATTTACAATCCGCCGATTACGACTATTACGCAGCCGATTGCGGATATGGGGAAGCAGGCGGCCAAGACGCTGCTGTCCAGCATTGAGGAGGGCGGTGAATCGGTGCCGATCATTTACCGTTTTGTGCCGGATATCAATCGGGGAGAATCCGTCAAGACGTTGTAG
- a CDS encoding sugar kinase — protein MTATLDAVTFGEPMAMFYANEAGSLDEVRSFTKALAGAETNVSAGLARLGLRAGLVTKLGEDTFGKFIADSLRQEKIDTQNVMFTKDHSTGMLIKSKVTSGDPEVEYFRKHSAASTLSIADFNEAYFAGARHLHFTGISVALSPECRDFARHAKQFMKKAGKTVSFDPNLRPKLWPDTQTMVEAINEASEGCDWLLPGIHEGKILTGYTSPEDIASFYLDRGTSLVIIKLGTEGAYYKSADAEGYVKRFRVDHVVDTVGAGDGFAAGVISALLEGLPLAEAVKRGNALGALAVMSAGDMDGYPTRAELESFLLSASTN, from the coding sequence ATGACCGCAACATTGGATGCTGTTACCTTCGGAGAACCGATGGCCATGTTTTATGCCAATGAAGCAGGCTCTCTGGATGAGGTTCGTTCATTCACCAAAGCGCTGGCCGGGGCGGAGACGAATGTTTCGGCCGGTTTGGCGCGTTTGGGACTACGAGCCGGGCTCGTGACCAAACTCGGCGAGGATACGTTCGGCAAGTTTATTGCCGATTCGCTGCGTCAGGAGAAGATTGACACCCAGAACGTCATGTTTACCAAAGATCACTCTACCGGAATGCTGATTAAATCCAAAGTCACCAGCGGTGACCCGGAGGTGGAGTATTTCCGCAAGCATTCCGCCGCTTCCACACTGAGCATCGCTGATTTTAACGAAGCCTACTTTGCCGGGGCTCGTCACCTGCACTTTACAGGGATTTCTGTCGCACTTTCCCCTGAATGCCGCGACTTCGCCCGACATGCGAAGCAGTTTATGAAAAAGGCAGGTAAAACAGTATCCTTCGATCCCAACCTCAGACCCAAGCTATGGCCTGACACACAAACGATGGTGGAAGCCATTAACGAAGCGTCTGAGGGCTGCGACTGGCTCCTGCCAGGCATTCATGAAGGTAAAATATTGACAGGCTACACCTCGCCTGAGGATATCGCCTCGTTCTACCTTGACCGCGGCACCTCGCTGGTCATCATCAAGCTGGGAACAGAAGGCGCATACTACAAATCCGCGGATGCAGAGGGATATGTCAAACGCTTCCGCGTAGATCATGTCGTGGATACCGTCGGAGCCGGTGACGGCTTTGCCGCAGGTGTCATCAGTGCGCTGCTGGAGGGCTTGCCTCTGGCCGAAGCGGTCAAGCGCGGTAATGCCCTTGGCGCGCTGGCTGTCATGTCAGCCGGAGACATGGACGGCTATCCGACGCGAGCCGAGCTGGAGTCCTTTTTGCTCAGCGCCAGCACGAATTAG
- the kduI gene encoding 5-dehydro-4-deoxy-D-glucuronate isomerase, which translates to MEMRYSTHPEHAKHFTTEELRQHYLIQDLFVPEEVKLVYTHEDRVIIGGIYPVNKSVALEGSDQIKAATFLERRELGVFNVGGSGTVKVDGETYELATKDCLYVGKGGKELIFESDSSEKPAKFYIVSALAHTTYPTKKQSFADVPSESLGSQETANNRTLRRYIHDEGIQSCQLVMGMTTLENGSVWNSMPTHVHDRRMEVYFYFELEENARMFHMMGEPNETRHLVMKNDEAVISPPWSIHCGAATGSYTFIWGMAGENKTYKDMDQVAMSELR; encoded by the coding sequence ATGGAAATGCGTTATTCAACTCATCCCGAGCATGCCAAGCATTTCACGACTGAAGAGTTGCGTCAGCACTATCTGATTCAGGATCTGTTTGTGCCTGAGGAAGTAAAGTTGGTCTATACGCATGAGGATCGTGTCATTATCGGGGGTATTTATCCCGTGAATAAATCTGTTGCGCTGGAAGGCAGCGATCAAATCAAAGCGGCCACCTTCCTGGAGCGCCGTGAACTGGGTGTTTTCAATGTCGGCGGCAGCGGTACGGTCAAGGTAGACGGTGAAACCTACGAGCTGGCCACGAAAGACTGTCTCTACGTAGGCAAAGGTGGCAAGGAGTTGATCTTTGAAAGCGATTCCAGCGAAAAGCCTGCAAAATTTTATATCGTTTCGGCCTTGGCTCATACGACGTATCCGACAAAGAAGCAATCTTTTGCCGATGTGCCGTCTGAAAGTCTGGGTTCACAGGAAACGGCCAACAATCGTACGCTGCGCCGCTATATCCATGATGAAGGCATTCAAAGCTGCCAATTGGTTATGGGCATGACGACGCTGGAAAACGGCAGTGTGTGGAACTCCATGCCGACACATGTGCATGACCGCCGTATGGAAGTATATTTCTACTTTGAACTGGAAGAGAACGCGAGAATGTTCCACATGATGGGCGAGCCGAACGAAACGCGTCACCTGGTGATGAAGAATGATGAAGCGGTTATTTCTCCGCCTTGGTCGATCCACTGCGGTGCAGCTACGGGCAGCTATACCTTTATTTGGGGCATGGCCGGTGAAAATAAAACATACAAAGACATGGATCAGGTAGCCATGAGCGAGTTGCGTTAA
- a CDS encoding bifunctional 2-keto-4-hydroxyglutarate aldolase/2-keto-3-deoxy-6-phosphogluconate aldolase, which yields MTKRKVLEHITSVGVVAVIRGNTAEEAYQMSKACIEGGLDNIELTFTTPDADQVIRRLKDEFKDQAVIGAGTVLESLTARIAILAGAEFVVSPSFEEETAKLCNLYAIPYMPGCMTLNEIKEAMKLGSDVVKLFPGSAMGADFVKAVKGPMPHVQIMPTGGVDLDNMETWLRNGCVAVGIGGNLTAPAKEGRYDLITENAARYVAKYKEIRAAL from the coding sequence ATGACAAAAAGGAAAGTTTTGGAGCATATCACTTCGGTTGGTGTTGTCGCAGTTATTCGGGGAAACACAGCGGAGGAAGCGTACCAAATGTCCAAAGCCTGCATTGAAGGCGGCCTGGACAATATTGAGCTTACGTTTACTACGCCGGATGCAGACCAGGTCATTCGTAGACTGAAAGACGAATTTAAGGATCAGGCTGTGATTGGTGCGGGGACTGTACTGGAGTCACTGACGGCGAGAATCGCGATTTTGGCTGGAGCGGAGTTTGTTGTGAGTCCTTCTTTTGAGGAAGAAACCGCCAAGCTGTGCAATTTGTACGCGATCCCGTATATGCCCGGCTGTATGACGCTGAATGAGATCAAGGAAGCCATGAAATTAGGCAGTGATGTAGTAAAGCTGTTCCCGGGCAGTGCGATGGGAGCCGATTTTGTCAAGGCAGTCAAAGGGCCAATGCCTCATGTGCAGATTATGCCAACTGGTGGTGTTGATCTGGATAATATGGAGACCTGGCTGCGCAACGGATGTGTCGCAGTAGGGATTGGCGGCAATCTGACGGCTCCGGCCAAGGAAGGCCGCTATGATCTGATTACAGAAAATGCGGCGCGTTATGTGGCCAAATATAAAGAAATTCGTGCAGCGCTGTAA
- the kduD gene encoding 2-dehydro-3-deoxy-D-gluconate 5-dehydrogenase KduD — MGLDNFSLDFFNLKGKTAIVTGGNTGLGQGYSVALAKAGADLFIVANIEEYEETRRLLEPTGVKVVFYKADLTKKESIKKIVEECVKEFGKIDILVNNAGTIRRAPLLEYKAEDWDAVMEINLNAVYHLSQEVAKVMVEQKSGKIINVASMLAFQGGKFVPPYTASKHAVAGLTKAFANELAVHNVQINAIAPGYIATANTAPIRADESRNQEILSRIPAGRWGDPSDLMGVVVFLASKGSDYMNGHILAVDGGWLVR, encoded by the coding sequence ATGGGCCTGGACAATTTTTCATTGGACTTTTTTAATCTGAAAGGCAAAACAGCCATTGTAACAGGAGGCAACACGGGTTTGGGTCAGGGCTATTCCGTAGCTTTAGCCAAAGCGGGCGCTGATTTGTTCATTGTGGCTAACATTGAAGAGTATGAAGAAACCAGACGTCTGCTGGAACCTACAGGTGTGAAGGTTGTCTTTTATAAAGCTGACCTGACGAAAAAAGAATCGATTAAGAAAATTGTAGAAGAATGCGTCAAGGAATTCGGCAAGATTGATATCCTTGTCAACAATGCGGGTACGATTCGTCGCGCTCCTTTGCTGGAGTACAAGGCTGAGGATTGGGACGCTGTCATGGAAATCAACCTGAATGCTGTATATCATCTGAGTCAGGAAGTAGCGAAGGTGATGGTAGAGCAAAAAAGCGGGAAGATTATCAATGTCGCTTCTATGCTTGCTTTTCAGGGTGGCAAGTTCGTTCCGCCGTATACAGCGAGTAAGCACGCAGTGGCTGGCTTGACCAAGGCATTTGCCAATGAGCTGGCAGTTCATAACGTGCAGATTAATGCGATTGCTCCTGGTTATATTGCGACTGCGAACACAGCTCCAATCCGTGCGGACGAGAGCCGCAATCAGGAAATTTTGTCGCGTATTCCTGCGGGCCGTTGGGGCGATCCTTCCGACCTGATGGGGGTTGTCGTATTCCTCGCCAGCAAGGGTTCCGATTATATGAATGGTCATATCCTTGCTGTGGATGGTGGCTGGCTGGTGCGTTAA
- a CDS encoding CynX/NimT family MFS transporter, which translates to MNSQQHQRALVYKSLWYAGPWVLAAGVILIGANLRASITSVGPLIGLIKDSLHISNTLSGLVTTLPLLAFALLSPFVANLSRRFGSSRVIFAALLLLTAGIVVRSTLGVTALFIGTAMLGLAIAVCNVLLPSLIKEEFPRNSGLMTGVYSVAMNVVAATASGLSIPLALNGGMGWRGALGIWSIMGVIGILLWIPQLLKARKTVSKAAISARTVNVYKSSLAWKVTLFMGLQSALFYVPAAWFPEMMSGQGMDSETAGWMLSVLQFSQMPFTFIVPIWAARLKDQRILVLIMAALYFIGLGGFLLGATQWSVVWVICIGIAGGFAFPLVMMFFNLRTRTPQQAAELSGMAQSFGYLLAATGPTLFGYLHDATQGWTIPLLLLLCLSVVLMFTGLGAAKKRYVGGEVDDQAAI; encoded by the coding sequence ATGAATTCACAGCAACACCAACGAGCTTTAGTATACAAATCTTTGTGGTATGCCGGTCCTTGGGTGCTTGCTGCAGGAGTGATTCTGATTGGTGCCAATTTGCGCGCTTCGATTACTTCTGTAGGGCCCCTTATCGGCTTGATTAAGGATTCTTTGCATATCTCAAATACACTGAGCGGGTTAGTAACGACATTACCGCTGCTTGCTTTTGCCCTATTATCGCCTTTTGTGGCTAATCTGTCGCGCCGCTTCGGGTCATCCCGTGTTATTTTTGCAGCCTTGCTGCTGTTAACCGCGGGTATTGTGGTGCGTTCCACGTTGGGAGTGACAGCATTATTTATCGGAACAGCCATGCTGGGCTTGGCTATTGCCGTGTGCAATGTTTTGCTGCCCAGTCTGATTAAAGAGGAATTTCCTCGCAACAGTGGGCTCATGACCGGCGTATATTCAGTAGCTATGAATGTGGTGGCTGCAACAGCATCGGGTCTGAGTATACCACTCGCTTTGAACGGAGGTATGGGCTGGCGTGGTGCATTGGGAATATGGTCCATTATGGGTGTGATTGGTATTTTACTTTGGATTCCCCAGCTTCTCAAAGCACGTAAAACGGTCAGTAAGGCGGCCATATCCGCCCGAACCGTCAATGTGTATAAATCGTCTTTGGCCTGGAAGGTGACGCTATTTATGGGACTGCAATCTGCCCTGTTTTATGTCCCTGCCGCCTGGTTTCCCGAGATGATGAGCGGACAGGGAATGGATTCCGAGACAGCGGGCTGGATGCTGTCTGTGCTGCAATTTTCACAAATGCCGTTTACCTTTATTGTGCCGATTTGGGCAGCGCGGTTGAAGGATCAGCGGATATTGGTTCTGATTATGGCTGCGCTGTATTTTATCGGTCTGGGCGGATTTCTGCTAGGGGCTACACAATGGAGTGTGGTTTGGGTCATTTGTATCGGTATAGCAGGCGGTTTTGCTTTTCCATTGGTGATGATGTTTTTTAATTTGCGGACGCGGACTCCGCAGCAGGCGGCAGAGCTGTCTGGTATGGCGCAATCCTTTGGTTATTTGCTGGCGGCGACTGGGCCAACGCTGTTCGGCTATTTGCATGATGCGACACAAGGGTGGACGATTCCGCTGCTGCTGCTTTTGTGCCTGAGTGTTGTGCTTATGTTTACGGGACTCGGTGCAGCAAAGAAACGATATGTCGGGGGCGAGGTGGATGATCAGGCTGCAATTTGA
- a CDS encoding winged helix-turn-helix domain-containing protein: MIRLQFDAEGYSVICGTEQVILLAKEFALLRFLYDNRNQVFTREQLLDHVWPLEYPVERTVDDHIYRLRKKLKSWNTLRIHTVRGYGYSLTLTDVQRPIHPSLYDQEVQDAVHELFRKYHLLGQGNSIVALAAQQEQMGFELSPFYQMYTRFVQADILWFLEREDFALKDRLYWMLLLYTGTAGVTDEGLSMCERALSSRLLSSDQERELRILNILEAYVENGQPERAQEGLPLTLMVMERDDLDKFVMPVALMEMYMHLVANHMEKAAELSDRLEGMLSKAPYLRELGRYRMMRGLMLLRTGDVDNAERLIDEGLDTLDMGKQELLKIKAVCQIRGFLKLCGISPMLEEKYAARYERLDRNNGLTLHRSALRRWLEQTLSGV; this comes from the coding sequence ATGATCAGGCTGCAATTTGATGCAGAGGGCTACAGTGTCATCTGTGGTACAGAGCAGGTCATACTGTTGGCCAAAGAGTTTGCGCTCCTGCGTTTTCTATATGATAACCGGAACCAGGTATTCACCCGGGAACAGCTGTTGGATCACGTATGGCCGTTGGAATATCCGGTAGAGCGTACGGTGGATGATCATATCTACAGATTGCGCAAGAAACTCAAGTCATGGAATACGCTCCGTATTCATACAGTCAGAGGGTATGGCTACAGCTTGACTCTGACTGACGTGCAGCGACCCATTCATCCGTCCTTATACGATCAGGAGGTGCAGGACGCTGTCCATGAATTGTTCCGAAAATACCATCTGCTAGGGCAGGGGAACTCCATCGTAGCGCTGGCTGCCCAGCAGGAGCAGATGGGTTTTGAGCTGTCTCCTTTTTATCAAATGTATACCCGGTTTGTGCAGGCGGATATATTGTGGTTTTTGGAACGGGAGGACTTTGCTCTTAAAGATCGATTGTACTGGATGTTATTGCTATATACAGGTACAGCAGGGGTGACGGATGAGGGGCTTAGTATGTGTGAGCGTGCGCTTTCCAGCAGGCTGCTGTCCAGTGATCAGGAGCGGGAATTGCGTATTCTCAACATTCTGGAGGCTTATGTGGAGAATGGCCAACCTGAACGCGCACAGGAAGGTCTGCCACTGACCTTGATGGTCATGGAACGGGATGATCTCGATAAATTTGTGATGCCTGTTGCACTGATGGAGATGTATATGCATCTGGTTGCCAATCATATGGAAAAGGCTGCTGAACTGTCTGATCGTCTGGAAGGCATGCTGTCGAAAGCTCCATATTTGCGCGAGCTGGGCCGTTATCGCATGATGCGCGGACTAATGCTGTTGCGTACTGGAGATGTGGACAACGCCGAGCGGCTCATAGATGAAGGGCTGGATACCCTTGATATGGGTAAACAGGAATTGCTAAAAATCAAAGCAGTCTGCCAAATCCGCGGTTTTTTGAAGCTTTGCGGCATCTCCCCCATGTTGGAAGAGAAATATGCGGCTCGGTACGAACGACTTGATCGGAACAACGGCCTGACACTGCATCGTTCGGCGCTGAGGCGCTGGCTGGAGCAGACGCTTTCTGGGGTCTGA